Proteins encoded within one genomic window of Candidatus Cloacimonas sp.:
- the pgsC gene encoding poly-gamma-glutamate biosynthesis protein PgsC, with product MIDTIVQAAVGMGVIISLMFSELLGASAGGIVVPGYIALYLDKPLQILGTLIISLLTWGIIRIISNFTLLFGKRRMVLSILIGFILGWLSRILVVQDITIHQLQMQSIGYIIPGLIANWFERQGFWKTLSSMGIAAIVVRLALMVIFNGEL from the coding sequence TTGATTGATACAATAGTTCAAGCCGCGGTGGGTATGGGTGTAATTATTTCACTGATGTTCAGTGAATTACTGGGTGCTTCTGCCGGTGGGATAGTTGTTCCCGGTTACATTGCCCTATATCTTGACAAGCCCTTGCAGATTTTAGGCACTTTAATAATCAGTTTGCTTACTTGGGGCATAATTAGAATTATAAGCAATTTTACTTTGCTTTTCGGTAAACGGAGAATGGTGCTGAGCATTTTAATCGGCTTTATTTTGGGTTGGTTATCGCGGATATTGGTTGTTCAGGATATTACCATTCATCAATTGCAAATGCAATCCATTGGTTACATTATTCCCGGGTTAATTGCCAACTGGTTTGAAAGGCAGGGTTTTTGGAAAACATTATCTTCAATGGGCATAGCTGCGATAGTAGTCCGATTAGCTTTAATGGTAATTTTTAACGGAGAGTTGTAA
- the pgsB gene encoding poly-gamma-glutamate synthase PgsB yields the protein MTVLIIVTLILIIHWIIEYQRHTRNVQAIPIRIHINGTRGKSSVTRLVAAGLREGGKVAVAKTTGTLPRVILPDGREAAILRLMGANIIEQKYIFRHAVKHKPDAVVIECMAVNPALQWITERKFIRSTISVITNCREDHLDLMGSTVQSVTMCLSNTIPKNGICYTAEEEQFPLLEKVAQSRHCQIRKIRPVDVTKAELDKFRYIEHAENVQLALAVCAEAGIEREVALRGMQKATPDPGALKKYRIEDRGKTIIFYNVFAANDPQSTVGIIQMVTGHLQDVEKIIILNSRADRLFRSQQLVEAVKNLDFSYLLLTGEIPDKIETFALQAGIAQEKIIPLGEPLPEVIYQKIWELTKTEAHILGIGNIAGTIKYGAQIVAHFRHKLKECNERSRN from the coding sequence ATGACTGTTCTGATAATAGTTACTCTGATATTGATAATCCATTGGATTATAGAATATCAAAGGCATACAAGAAATGTCCAGGCAATCCCTATCCGAATTCATATTAACGGCACGCGGGGAAAATCAAGTGTAACCCGTCTTGTTGCTGCCGGTTTGAGGGAAGGAGGAAAAGTAGCGGTTGCAAAAACTACCGGAACTTTACCCCGAGTTATTCTTCCGGATGGTCGGGAAGCTGCTATTTTGCGTTTAATGGGTGCTAATATAATTGAGCAGAAATATATCTTTCGGCATGCCGTAAAGCATAAACCGGATGCTGTAGTTATTGAATGTATGGCAGTGAATCCTGCTTTACAGTGGATAACGGAGCGTAAATTTATTCGTAGTACTATTAGTGTAATCACTAATTGCCGGGAAGACCATTTGGATTTGATGGGTTCTACGGTGCAGAGTGTTACAATGTGTTTAAGTAATACTATTCCTAAAAACGGTATTTGTTACACGGCAGAAGAAGAGCAATTTCCTCTTTTGGAAAAAGTTGCCCAAAGCAGGCATTGCCAAATTCGTAAAATTCGTCCTGTGGATGTAACTAAAGCGGAATTGGACAAATTTCGCTACATTGAGCATGCGGAAAATGTGCAATTGGCTTTAGCGGTATGTGCGGAAGCGGGAATTGAGCGTGAGGTAGCTTTAAGGGGAATGCAAAAAGCAACGCCAGACCCAGGTGCCTTAAAAAAATACCGGATAGAAGACAGGGGTAAGACCATAATATTCTATAATGTATTTGCTGCTAATGACCCGCAATCAACGGTTGGTATTATTCAAATGGTAACCGGTCACTTACAGGATGTGGAAAAAATTATTATTCTGAATAGTAGAGCCGACCGTTTATTTCGCAGTCAGCAATTAGTTGAAGCAGTTAAGAACCTGGATTTTTCATACTTATTGCTGACGGGTGAAATTCCCGATAAAATAGAAACTTTTGCACTTCAGGCAGGGATTGCTCAAGAAAAGATAATTCCTTTGGGTGAACCTTTACCGGAGGTTATCTATCAGAAGATTTGGGAGCTTACTAAAACCGAAGCGCATATCTTGGGAATTGGTAATATTGCCGGAACGATAAAATACGGGGCACAAATTGTAGCCCACTTCAGACATAAATTGAAAGAGTGTAATGAAAGGAGCCGGAATTGA